Genomic DNA from Rana temporaria chromosome 1, aRanTem1.1, whole genome shotgun sequence:
GTAGGGGTAACACAGGAAATGGGTGGATAGGCAGCGGgcacagtgacaccaatacaatgTAGGGGAAACACAGGAAAGGGGGTGGATAGGCAGCCGgcacagtgacaccaatacaatgTAGGGGTAACACAGGAAAGGGGGTGGATAGGCAGCGGGCACAGTGACAATACAATGTAGGGGTAACACAGAAAAGGGGGTGGATAGGCAGTGGGCACAGTGACACCATACAATGTAGGGATACGCAGCGGGCACAGCGACATAATATAATGTAGGGGTAACACACGAAAGAGGGTGGAGAGGCAGCGGGCACAGTGACAATACAATGTAGGGGTAACACAGGAAATGGGTGGATAGGCAGCGGGCACAGTGACGCCAATACAATGTAGGGGTAACACAGgaaagggggatgggggggatagGCAGCGGGCACACAACTGGTACAGACACAGGAAGAAGGAAATCTGACCTTGCAGATGAGTCTGGGGATGAGCAGCAGGACGAGGATGCAGTCATGATCTCCTCCGTGTCGCAGGAAGCTGTCCGGCATAAAGGACGTCAGCAGGGACACATGGCGATTGGCCTGGTTCACCTCCATCTTTCGCAGCTCCATCTCGATGGCCTGAAGAACAAGAGGAGTCCAGCGTTGTTCTTTAATCTGACAAACTCACCAACCCAGGATGGGAATCTCCAGACTACAAATATAGGAGGTCAGCAGCTCTTCATACCTTGGCATGGGCCTTTGTCTCAGCAAACTTGATCTTGAAGTCAAACATTTCAGGAGACGGTTGCTGTTCCTTCTCCACTGAGGCCTCCTGCAGGTTCCTGAGCTCTCTGTTCACCTCCTACAACAGACAACAGTGATATCAGTGCTCCTGGACAACTCCATTCATAACCAGTTTAAaggaaactgtgtgtgtgtgtgtgtgtgtgtgtgtattctgatcAATTGGTCAATTGATTACCTGCAAATGAGCGGTCAGATCTCGGTATTTCTTGATGGTCTGCTGGTAATCAGCCACAGTCTCTTGGGCGGCCTCTACGCGTTTCTCCGCCTCTCGTACCCGGGCACTTGCCATGTCTAGCTGCTCGCGCAGTTCCAGCTCCGTCTCGCGGGAGTTTTCCTGGAGCTCGTCATTCATCTCATTGATGGCTTcctgaaaagaaagaaaacaaaaaagttctgGATTAGTTTGGAGTGCTACAGCAACAAGCAGATTATCAGTGCAAAGATCAAAATCTGGAAGAATTTACATAGAGCCTTGTagagccggtgatctgccgtgctggttccagctatcgtggaagttccagcgcatgctcaagctgatgtgctgagatggttccagctatcgggaaagttccttcaaggactgcgcaggtgcaaacttgctgacgaaAATCTCCGAACCGCGGccagcatccagggcgacgtggatttcgaggtaagtggccagtcggcctcacgtcctcgctgtgctcggacggctcgctcggcctcctggctctttttttaacatcctccaatccacggggatgttaaagaatgagcctggatgccgggcgaggttgggagatttccgtcggcaagtttgcgcctgcgcagtcattgaaggaatttccccgttaggggaacattaaggacaagtcaccggatcTCTCTGCAAGAGGAAGAGTCTTGGAGAGAAGACTCCTCCCCTGAATGACTGAAGAGGTTTTTAGAGGGAACTAAACTTTCAAACCTAAGAACGTATGTACTAGGATTTGAGGGGGCGAGGTCCGGGTCCCCCGCTGAGGCGGCGAGGGCCCCCTCTAAAGGCAGCGAGGCCCGGGTCCCAATCTAAAGGCAGCGAGGCCCAGGTCCCCCTCTAAAGGCAGCGAGGCCCGGGTCCGCCTCTAAAGGCAGCGAGGCCCAggtccagggccgatccgccctataggctcactacgcAAGCCGCTTAGGGGCCCGCAAAACTGCGGAGGGCCctccaggatcggcactgcccagGTCCCCAGCGAGGCCCaggtcccctccgaggcagcgagGCCCAGGTAGGTATTGCTTATTTATGTCAcgatatttgaattttttattttatttttaatacattttgatgtGAGAATACAATAAACataatatatacattatattaaaaaatgatataaaaaaaaaatgtttggggcttCCAagttttctagcaacaaaatgctgatttttacatgtaggagaaggatgtcagaattggcccagacTGAGGGGGGCGGCTGGGGAATTTGGGGTTGGGGGTAGTGGTAGGCCAATCACCAGACTGCGaaaagatgtgttggtctgatGTAGTCAATGAGGATATTGCACACAGGTGAGTAGGGACAATTAGCACGGGTCTGGTGACTAGACATACAACATGTATAAAAAGGGGCACACACCAGGTCGACGACGGTCTCTCGCAGTTCACGGACTCTCTCTTCCAGATCCAGGTTCCTCTCGGCCAGagtctccaccatttcttcagcCCCCAGAGCTGCGTCCACCTGAGTACAGCACACAGGAAAAGCAGTCAAACAGGTGATAGGATCAGGTTGGTAaagccagaggcgttgctaggggggtgcggtccgcaccgggtgacacccgctagaggggtgacaccatccagttctttttttttttttttagccgacatgcgtagcctgccctgtgcaatcccagcctgccctgtaccaccccagcctgccctgtatcacccagcctgccatgtaccaccccagcctgccctgtacccccccaaacagccctgtacccccccaaacagccctgtaccaccccaaactttcccatgccaccccaacttgccctgtgccaccctaacttgccctgtaccaccataacttgccctataccaccccaacctgcccaatgccatcctaacttgccctgtaccaccccaacctttcccatgccatcccaacttgccctatgccaccctaacttgcactataccaccccaacctgccctataccaccccaacctgccctatgcaaccctaacttgccctataccaccccaaactaccctatatcaccctaacatgccctataccaccttaacctgtcctataccaccccactacaccaacctgccactataccactctatactaccctaacctgccactatactatcatttacaggggctggtttcgggtgtgccccgtgccctgcctgcttggtgctgggcagcctagacagagggggggtgacaccatgttttaccgcaccggatgacaccaaccctagtgacgccactgagtaAAGCTACCTGTATAAACTGAATACATAACATGACTACAATGCTGCGAGTGAGAATGAAGAGACGTGGGGGGTCACCTGCTCCTTCAGCTCATCGATGGTCTTCTCCATGTGGGAGACTTCCTCCTGCATCTTCTCCTTCTGCTGCCGCAGGGTATCCAGctccatgttcttcttctccAGATGTTTCAGCACTTTGATGTGTTCCTGCTTCTCCGAGGCGGAGAGGTCCCTCATCCTGCcatagtacacagtgtaactacCCATGTACACAGCAACTGATCACACTGCATGGAATACACGAGcaacacaggggggagggggggggggtcctcttaCCTGACCAGAGCTTCCTTCAGCCTGCCGTTCTGTTCCTCCAACTGCTTCACCTGATAACTGGAGGCGGCGCCATCCGATCCTACATGCCGGGAAACAGCAGAACACAGACTGAGTCTACATCACTGTACTCCCTGTCCTggccagacacaccgctccttaaccacttaagccccggaccaatatgctgctaaatgcccaaaaggcgtttttacaattcggcactgcgtcgctttaacagacaattgcgcgctcgtgcgacgtggctcccaaacaaaattggcgtccttttttccccacaaatagagctttcttttggtggtatttgatcacctctgcggtttttattttttgcgctataaacaaaaatagagcgaaaatgtggaaaaaaatgcaatatgttttactttttgctataataaatatcccccaaaaacatatataaaaaaaatgtttttcctcagtttaggccgatacgtattcttctacctatttttggtaaaaaaaaatcgcaataagcgtttatctattggtttgcacaaaatttatagtgtttacaaaataggggatatttttattgcttttttattaattatttttttttttactactactggcggcgatcagcgattttttttgtgactgcgacattatggcggacacttcggacaattttgacacatttttgggaccattgtcattttcacagcaaaaaatgcatttaaattgcattgtttattgtgaaaatgacagttgcagtttgggagttaaccacagggggcgctgaacgttttaggctacacctagtgtgtgtttacaacagtaggggggtgtggctgtaggtctgacatcatcgattgtgtctccctataaaagggatcactcgatcaatacgccacagtgaagcacggggaagccgtgtttacatacggctctccccgttcttcagctccggggagcgatcgcgacgcgccgtcgtcccggatcgctccccgagggaatccgcccgcagcggggggggggggggggggggcccgatcggaccccccacccgcgtcTAGGCAGGgaggtatatatacgtccttctgcctgtccgtgccattgtgcggacgtatatagtcgtgcggcgggcgttaaagagaccctgtcaccacttTAACCACCTGAGTAAATATACTGCAAGCGGGCGGCAGGTGCAGGCTCGGCAATGTACATGAATGCCGGCTGATTGCTCCGGTTTTGCGGCACGTGTTACACACAGACGCAGCTCagctccaccccctgctccctcctcactggctgcgatggacagcagcaggaaccaatggctcctgctccCGTCTCTGAAAcaataaggagggagagagcTGAGGGAGCCTTATCCAGACACACAACTCCTTCATTCATTTCTTCCAccacagccagacacagaactccttcattcaTTTCTTCCACCACATCCAGACACACAACTCCTTCATTCATTTCTTCCAccacagccagacacagaactccttcattcaTTTCTTCCACCACATCCAGACACACAACTCCTTCATTCATTTCTTCCACCACATCCAGACACACAACTCCTTCATTCATTTCTTCCACCACATCCAGACACACAACAGCTTTATGTCTTCCACCACATCCACACAGTTCATATTTATCCACTTCATCACTTCGAGACAGAACTCCTTCATTCATGTCTTCCACCACATCCAGACACACAACTCCTTCATTCATGTCTTCCACCACATCCAGACACACAACTCCTTCATTCATGTCTTCCACCACATCcagacacagaactccttcattcaTTTCATCCACCACATCCAGACACAGAACTCCTCCATTCATTTCATCCACCACATCcagacacagaactccttcattcaTTTCTTCCTCCACATCCAGACACAGAACTCCTTCCTTCATTCATTTCTTCCACCACATCcagacacagaactccttcattcaTTTCTTCCACCACATCcagacacagaactccttcattcaTTTCTTCCACCACATCcagacacagaactccttcattaATTTCTTCCACCACATCcagacacagaactccttcattcaTTTCTTCCTCCACATCcagacacagaactccttcattcaTCTCTTCCTCCACATCcagacacagaactccttcattcaTTTCTTCCTCCACATCcagacacagaactccttcattcaTTTCTTCCTCCACATCCAGACACAGAAGTCCTTCATTCATTTCTTCCTCCACATCcagacacagaactccttcattcaTTTCTTCCTCCACATCcagacacagaactccttcatttCGTCCACCACATCcagacacagaactccttcattcaTTTCTTCCACCACATCCAGACACACAACTCCTTCATTCATTTCTTCCACCACATCCAGACACAGAAGTCCTTCATTAATTTCTTCCACCACATCCAGACACACAACTCCTTCATTCATTTCTTCCACCACATCcagacacagaactccttcattcaTTTCATCCACCACATCCAGACACACAACTCCTTCATTCATTTCTTCCACCACATCcagacacagaactccttcattcaTTTCTTCCACCACATCcagacacagaactccttcattcaTTTTTTCCCACCACATCcagacacagaactccttcattcaTTTCTTCCACCACATCCAGACACACAACTCCTTCATTCATTTCTTCCACCACATCcagacacagaactccttcattcaTTTCTTCCACCACATCcagacacagaactccttcattaATTTCTTCCACCACATCcagacacagaactccttcattcaTTTCTTCCTCCACATCcagacacagaactccttcattcaTCTCTTCCTCCACATCcagacacagaactccttcattcaTTTCTTCCTCCACATCcagacacagaactccttcattcaTTTCTTCCTCCACATCCAGACACAGAAGTCCTTCATTCATTTCTTCCTCCACATCcagacacagaactccttcattcaTTTCTTCCTCCACATCcagacacagaactccttcatttCGTCCACCACATCcagacacagaactccttcattcaTTTCTTCCACCACATCCAGACACACAACTCCTTCATTCATTTCTTCCACCACATCCAGACACAGAAGTCCTTCATTAATTTCTTCCACCACATCCAGACACACAACTCCTTCATTCATTTCTTCCACCACATCcagacacagaactccttcattcaTTTCATCCACCACATCCAGACACACAACTCCTTCATTCATTTCTTCCACCACATCcagacacagaactccttcattcaTTTCTTCCACCACATCcagacacagaactccttcattcaTTTTTTCCCACCACATCcagacacagaactccttcattcaTTTCTTCCACCACATCCAGACACACAACTCCTTCATTCATTTCTTCCACCACATCCAGACACAGAAGTCCTTCATTCATTTCTTCCACCACATCCAGACACACAACTCCTTCATTCATTTCTTCCTCCACATCCAGACACACAACTCCTTCATTCATTTCTTCCTCCACATCCAGACACACAACTCCTTCATTCATTTCTTCCACCACATCCAGACACAGAAGTCCTTCATTCATTTCTTCCACCACATCCAGACACACAACTCCTTCATTCATTTCTTCCACCACATCcagacacagaactccttcattcaTTTCTTCCTCCACATCcagacacagaactccttcattcaTTTCTTCCACCACATCCAGACACACAACTCCTTCATTCATTTCTTCCACCACATCCAGACAAGCATCTCCTTCATTTCTACCACCACATCCAGATACAACACGCCTTCATTCATGTTTCTCACCACATCCAGAGACACAACTCCTTCATTCATTTCTTCCACCACATCCAGAGACACAACTCCTTCATTCATGTCTTCCACCACATCCAGACACACAACTCCTTCATTCATTTCTTCCACCACATCCAGACAGACACACAACTCCTTCATTCATTTCTTCCACCACATCCAGACACAGAACTCCTCCATTCATGTCTTCCACCACATCCAGACACACAACTCCTTCATTCATTTCTTCCACCACATCCAGACATAGAACTCCTTCATTCATGTCTTCCACCACAGCCAGACACACAACTCCTTCATTCATTTCTTCCACCACATCCAGACACACAACTCCTTCATTCATTTCTTCCACCACATCCAGACACACAACTCCTCCATTCATTTCTTCCACCACATCCAGACACACAACTCCTTCATTCATTTCTTCCACCACATCCAGACACACAACTCCTTTATTCATTTCTTCCATCACATCCAGACAGACACACAACTCCTTCATTCATTTCTTCCACCACATCcagacacagaactccttcattcaTTTCCTCCACCACATCCAGACACACAACTCCTTCATTCATTTCCTCCACCACATCcagacacagaactccttcattcaTTTCTTCCACCACATCcagacacagaactccttcattcaTTTCTTCCACCACATCCAGACACACAACTCCTTCATTCATTTCTTCCACCACATCcagacacagaactccttcattcaTTTCATCCACCACATCCAGACACACAACTCCTTCATTCATTTCTTCCACCACATCCAGACACACGACTCCTTcatttcttaattttaatttttttaacaaactttattcAAGTTTTACAATACAAACAAATTAAAAGAAGTTGAcatttcttccaccacacccagcCACAGCTCAGTAATGTCTTCAGGTCTCAATCTTGATAATTCCCAAGAAGCTCTCTATCCACCTTATGGCCCTATCCCATGATAAAGTTTTCATTCATATTCCCAATAAGATGCTGATTAATCACAAAACCGCGCTCACCTTTCTCCTCTATCTCGTGTTTCAGGATCTCCAGGTCCATGGtcagctcctccaccttctcttTCATGGTGTCCACTTCTTGCTGTAgagactctgctctctcctcagcCATCTCTTTATCTAGAGTGGCCATCTCAATGGCGTCTGCTGTGTCCGCCATCTCCTCCATGTAGCGCTCCTTGGCCTCCAGGGCTTCCTTGGCATCCTAAAGTACATGAAATACACAAATAGCAAGGACAGAGGCCACAAAGATGCCATTTATCTTTTTCGGGGGAACACCGAAACAAAACAAGAAGACCTTGACCGGGAACATTTGTAAGTACAGTGTGTGATTTTGTCATGTTAAATATAGTGGCCATACTTGTAATTCATTTGATTTTCCCAGAAACAGACTATAAATCTGAAATATCCATTTGAAAGGCCACACAAATggcttcttaaagtggttctccATTCTAATggacaaaaaaaagtaataaataaaagtcagcagctacaaatactgtagctgttgacttataatataaggacacttacctgtccagggatccagtgctgCCCTTTACCTGGGCTAGTCTTGACTAACCTATGGTGTCTcatcttaactgtgggcagccggcTGTGTGGCTTGTGGTTTCACAGCCGGCTTCTCACTGTGCATGCggtagtagggttgccacctggccGGGAtttacccggacagttcgggtttggaatcaggTGTCAagatttcaggtggactgaaacccggacgcatTATTCAGACCGGGggttgtggctccccaagtaaccaagaaaGTCACACGCAATCTGTCAACTGTCCGTGAGCTGTGggcggctgtctgggggcagggcgATGATGTCAGCTAGAGAAATTTGGCCACGCCCACTGTGCGCTGTAAGACACTTTTGCGCACTGCATTACTActctccatgggggcacccaaaggtgtcccatggCACTAAGGTGttggggtttggcttgaagaatagGTGGCAACCATATGCGCTGGCAACtgtgcgctttgtgaatggtcccgcagtcttctggAACACGCGACGTGTCCCCTAGAAGGCTATGGGtggtgggggctgggggggaaCTATGCTTTGGATTGCAGGCAAGCCAAGaaaaagtgggagcgggtaccggtcaaaaaatagataaaataaaaataaaaaatgtgagcgCTCCAACAGCAGATGTACCATTTACATACCCAGTCTCCACTGAGCCTGAGCGGAACACATACCCTTTCCAGTTCTATAGGTTCAGTACTGGGCTCTATAGGATCAGCATTGGGTTCTATAGGCTCAGCATTGGGTTCTATAGGCTCAGCATTGGGTTCTATAGGCTCAGCATTGGGTTCTATAGGCTCAGCATTGGGTTCCATAGGCTCGTCGGTACTGCAGGTGGAAGCCTCTCTCACTCACCTTCTTGGCCTCCTTGAGTTGTTTCTGCAGGTCGGCCTGCTGCTCCTGGATCTTGCTCTTCCATTCCTGTAACTGCTCCAGCTGCAGTTTGGATTTCTCCAGCTCTTTCAGCTTGGCCTTGTCCTCAGCCCTCTTCATCTTCAGAGTCTCCAGCTTCTCATCCAGATCCTTCACCTGAGCCCGCAGgttctcctcctcctgtgccatcaGGAAATAAAAGCCAGGTGAGTGTCACGTCTCCAAAAAGACAGAAGCAGACATGGTGCCGGATCATggattattctttattttatgaaAATCTGATTATTTCTGAGTATACATCAGGATTTACAGTGAATCAATCGGctatcacaattttttaaaagtccTGCCTAACTCTAGGAACCACAAGCTTTGATTTTTAtttctactatatatatatatatttttttttaaatctgtgtgtgtatgtatagctttttttttatttatttattaggggTAGAcaaatatatatgatatattaGGGGCAGAAATATTGTATTATACTATTATATTTTGTTCtaccatatattatatatatatatattatatatatatatatatatatatatatatatatatatatatatatatatacatacatatatatatatatacacacacacacacacacacacacacacacacacacacacacacatatatttatttattaggggTAGACAAATAaaagaattttatatatatatatatatatatatatatatatatatatatatatatatatatatatatatatatatatatatatatatatatatatatatatatatataatttctaccGCTAATAttatagaatatatttttttattatttagagtaggaaaaaaaattaaactatatataatatattttagggacagaaagatatataaaaaaaatcttaatatctTAAAAAATGATGTAATATTTCTACccctaaaaaataatatatatatatatatatatatatattattttttagggGTAGAAATATTACATCATTTTTTAagatattaagattttttttttatatatatatatatatatatatatatatatatatatatatatatatatatatatatatatatatatatatatatatatatatatatatatatatctttctgtccctaaaatatatatatattatatatagtttaattttttttcctactctaaataataaaaaaatatattatataatattagcggtagaaattatatttatatatatatatatatatatatatatatgtatgtatatgtcttaaaaaaatatgtaatatttctacccctaaaaaaattatataaataaaaaaatgtatatatatatatatatatatatatatatatatatatatatatatataagatagatagatagatatagatatagagagagagatttttatatatatatatatatatcttaaattatataatatttctacccctaaaaaaatataaataaataaaaatgtgtgtatatatatatatatatacacaca
This window encodes:
- the LOC120924698 gene encoding uncharacterized protein LOC120924698, with product MNEGVLCLDVVEEMNEGVLCLDVVEEMNEGVVCLDVVDEMNEGVLCLDVVEEMNEGVVCLDVVEEINEGLLCLDVVEEMNEGVVCLDVVEEMNEGVLCLDEEMNEGVLCLDVEEEMNEGLLCLDVEEEMNEGVLCLDVEEEMNEGVLCLDVEEEMNEGVLCLDVEEEMNEGVLCLDVVEEINEGVLCLDVVEEMNEGVLCLDVVEEMNEGVLCLDVVEEMNEGRSSVSGCGGRNE